A window of Lagenorhynchus albirostris chromosome 11, mLagAlb1.1, whole genome shotgun sequence contains these coding sequences:
- the PDE6H gene encoding retinal cone rhodopsin-sensitive cGMP 3',5'-cyclic phosphodiesterase subunit gamma encodes MSDNSTVAPPTSNQGPTTPRKGPPKFKQRQTRQFKSKPPKKGVKGFGDDIPGMEGLGTDITVICPWEAFSHLELNELAQFGII; translated from the exons ATGAGTGACAATTCTACTGTGGCCCCTCCAACTTCAAACCAAGGTCCCACCACCCCACGCAAAGGACCCCCCAAGTTCAAGCAGAGGCAGACTCGTCAGTTCAAGAGCAAGCCTCCTAAGAAAGGTGTGAAAGG GTTTGGAGATGACATTCCGGGCATGGAGGGACTAGGAACAG ATATCACGGTGATTTGTCCTTGGGAGGCATTCAGCCACTTGGAGTTGAACGAGCTCGCTCAGTTTGGGATCATCTGA